A part of Corvus cornix cornix isolate S_Up_H32 chromosome Z, ASM73873v5, whole genome shotgun sequence genomic DNA contains:
- the IFT74 gene encoding intraflagellar transport protein 74 homolog isoform X1 → MASSNRPPTARSSSRAGVGLTSSSRPASSSRTPSAGRIGTAMPPSTARPGSRGGSLTPGGVLSSQVKVADRPVTQQGLSGIKTAMKGPQRQIMDKTYYLGVLRSKTNELTTEINKLQEEVEMYKQEKSVYLSYEKRAEALAGEIKDFQGQLADYNMVLDILNTSTDMAEVIRDYNMLKVQNDRDTQSMDKIFTERQVTEKLIQDVEEDIKREKVVADDIMKETSQENQAKYMEMKAANEKLSQELIVQQQELDALNVEEESLRAEIAHSGVKQKAVQMYEKLHELKEHRDKMIAEDKNVESPQEERERLLNQVKDDSQKIASMERQLAEVKGKIDHFKKVIQRLDMDLENHREGEENWKYKELKKREESMDNFLETFEDVKSQELERKAQIEANVVALLELTSRNLNHMKQISSVTNQELKIMQEDLTFKSNEMQKSQSTAKSLITESQKLQMDLQKMELLEGKMVGELASLKDKIEQTKAELEIYNNLPALKASGEEKKKKLQDDKEKLTKCSHAFKKIMEHLNAQYETLKKELQENETHSQLTNLERKWQHHEQNNFMMKEFIATKSQESDYQAIKKNVKKLVKEYNQALIEALQNTKN, encoded by the exons ATGGCCAGCAGTAACAGACCTCCCACAGCTCGTTCTTCTTCAAGAGCAGGAGTAGGGCTGACCTCTTCATCAAGGCCTGCCTCTTCATCAAGGACTCCGTCAGCAGGCAGAATAGGAACAGCG atgcCTCCTAGTACAGCAAGACCTGGTTCTCGTGGTGGTTCTTTGACTCCTGGAGGAGTCTTATCATCTCAGGTTAAAGTTGCAGACCGTCCAGTGACTCAGCAGGGATTAAGTGGAATAAAAACTGCAATGAAAG GTCCTCAGAGACAGATAATGGATAAAACATACTACCTTGGTGTGCTGAG aagtaaaacaaatgaaCTTACAACAGAAATTAACAAGCTGCAGGAAGAAGTAGAAATGTACAAGCAAGAGAAATCTGTCTATTTGTCCTATGAAAAACG GGCAGAGGCTTTAGCTGGTGAAATCAAAGATTTTCAAGGTCAACTAGCAGACTACAACATG GTTCTGGATATACTTAACACCAGTACAGATATGGCAGAAGTGATCCGTGATTACAATATG ttaaaggTTCAGAATGACCGAGACACTCAGAGTATGGataaaattttcacagaaagacaAGT cacagaaaagtTAATTCAAGATGTAGAAGAAGATATCAAGCGTGAAAAGGTTGTGGCAGATGACATAATGAAAGAAACGTCGCAGGAAAATCAAGCTAAATATATGGAGATGAAAGCTGCTAATGAAAAACTCTCCCAG GAATTGATTGTTCAACAGCAGGAATTGGATGCACTAAATGTGGAGGAAGAGAGTCTAAGAGCT GAAATAGCACACTCTGGGGTGAAACAGAAAGCTGTACAGATGTATGAAAAGCTCCACGAGCTCAAGGAACATCGAGATAAAATGATTGCTGAGGATAAGAACGTGGAGTCTCCacaggaggaaagagagagattaCTAAACCAg GTTAAAGATGATAGTCAAAAAATTGCAAGCATGGAAAGACA GTTGgcagaagtaaaaggaaaaatagacCATTTTAAAAAGGTCATTCAACGACTTGATATGGATCTGGAGAACCATCGAG AAG GAGAAGAAAATTGGAAATACAAAGAATtgaagaagagggaagaaagcaTGGACA ATTTTCTTGAGACGTTTGAGGATGTGAAGAGTCAGGAATTGGAACGAAAGGCCCAAATAGAAGCCAACGTTGTTGCACTCCTGGAGCTTACCAGCAGG AATCTGAATCATATGAAACAAATTTCATCTGTTACCAATCAAGAGCTGAAGATTATGCAGGAAGACCTCACTTTCAAAtcaaatgaaatgcagaaatcaCAGAGCACTGCTAAGAGTCTGATTACAG AGAGTCAAAAACTGCAGATGGACTTACAGAAGATGGAACTTCTGGAGGGCAAGATGGTTGGTGAACTGGCTTCTCTTAAAGACAAAATTGAACAGACAAAAGCAGAGTTGGAGATCTACAATAATTTGCCAGCTCTGAAAGcatcaggagaagaaaagaaaaag AAACTCCAGGATGACAAAGAAAAGTTAACAAAATGCAGCcatgcttttaagaaaataatggagCATTTGAATGCACAGTATGAGACACTAAAGAAGGAGCTGCAAGAAAATGAGACACATTCTCAG CTTACAAATTTGGAGAGGAAGTGGCAGCACCATGAGCAAAATAACTTTATGATGAAGGAGT TCATAGCAACAAAAAGTCAGGAGAGTGACTACCAGGCAATAAAGAAGAATGTGAAAAAGCTGGTCAAAGAATACAACCAAGCTCTCATAGAAGCTTTGCAGAACACCAAGAACTGA
- the IFT74 gene encoding intraflagellar transport protein 74 homolog isoform X2 yields MASSNRPPTARSSSRAGVGLTSSSRPASSSRTPSAGRIGTAMPPSTARPGSRGGSLTPGGVLSSQVKVADRPVTQQGLSGIKTAMKGPQRQIMDKTYYLGVLRSKTNELTTEINKLQEEVEMYKQEKSVYLSYEKRAEALAGEIKDFQGQLADYNMVLDILNTSTDMAEVIRDYNMLKVQNDRDTQSMDKIFTERQVTEKLIQDVEEDIKREKVVADDIMKETSQENQAKYMEMKAANEKLSQELIVQQQELDALNVEEESLRAEIAHSGVKQKAVQMYEKLHELKEHRDKMIAEDKNVESPQEERERLLNQVKDDSQKIASMERQLAEVKGKIDHFKKVIQRLDMDLENHRGEENWKYKELKKREESMDNFLETFEDVKSQELERKAQIEANVVALLELTSRNLNHMKQISSVTNQELKIMQEDLTFKSNEMQKSQSTAKSLITESQKLQMDLQKMELLEGKMVGELASLKDKIEQTKAELEIYNNLPALKASGEEKKKKLQDDKEKLTKCSHAFKKIMEHLNAQYETLKKELQENETHSQLTNLERKWQHHEQNNFMMKEFIATKSQESDYQAIKKNVKKLVKEYNQALIEALQNTKN; encoded by the exons ATGGCCAGCAGTAACAGACCTCCCACAGCTCGTTCTTCTTCAAGAGCAGGAGTAGGGCTGACCTCTTCATCAAGGCCTGCCTCTTCATCAAGGACTCCGTCAGCAGGCAGAATAGGAACAGCG atgcCTCCTAGTACAGCAAGACCTGGTTCTCGTGGTGGTTCTTTGACTCCTGGAGGAGTCTTATCATCTCAGGTTAAAGTTGCAGACCGTCCAGTGACTCAGCAGGGATTAAGTGGAATAAAAACTGCAATGAAAG GTCCTCAGAGACAGATAATGGATAAAACATACTACCTTGGTGTGCTGAG aagtaaaacaaatgaaCTTACAACAGAAATTAACAAGCTGCAGGAAGAAGTAGAAATGTACAAGCAAGAGAAATCTGTCTATTTGTCCTATGAAAAACG GGCAGAGGCTTTAGCTGGTGAAATCAAAGATTTTCAAGGTCAACTAGCAGACTACAACATG GTTCTGGATATACTTAACACCAGTACAGATATGGCAGAAGTGATCCGTGATTACAATATG ttaaaggTTCAGAATGACCGAGACACTCAGAGTATGGataaaattttcacagaaagacaAGT cacagaaaagtTAATTCAAGATGTAGAAGAAGATATCAAGCGTGAAAAGGTTGTGGCAGATGACATAATGAAAGAAACGTCGCAGGAAAATCAAGCTAAATATATGGAGATGAAAGCTGCTAATGAAAAACTCTCCCAG GAATTGATTGTTCAACAGCAGGAATTGGATGCACTAAATGTGGAGGAAGAGAGTCTAAGAGCT GAAATAGCACACTCTGGGGTGAAACAGAAAGCTGTACAGATGTATGAAAAGCTCCACGAGCTCAAGGAACATCGAGATAAAATGATTGCTGAGGATAAGAACGTGGAGTCTCCacaggaggaaagagagagattaCTAAACCAg GTTAAAGATGATAGTCAAAAAATTGCAAGCATGGAAAGACA GTTGgcagaagtaaaaggaaaaatagacCATTTTAAAAAGGTCATTCAACGACTTGATATGGATCTGGAGAACCATCGAG GAGAAGAAAATTGGAAATACAAAGAATtgaagaagagggaagaaagcaTGGACA ATTTTCTTGAGACGTTTGAGGATGTGAAGAGTCAGGAATTGGAACGAAAGGCCCAAATAGAAGCCAACGTTGTTGCACTCCTGGAGCTTACCAGCAGG AATCTGAATCATATGAAACAAATTTCATCTGTTACCAATCAAGAGCTGAAGATTATGCAGGAAGACCTCACTTTCAAAtcaaatgaaatgcagaaatcaCAGAGCACTGCTAAGAGTCTGATTACAG AGAGTCAAAAACTGCAGATGGACTTACAGAAGATGGAACTTCTGGAGGGCAAGATGGTTGGTGAACTGGCTTCTCTTAAAGACAAAATTGAACAGACAAAAGCAGAGTTGGAGATCTACAATAATTTGCCAGCTCTGAAAGcatcaggagaagaaaagaaaaag AAACTCCAGGATGACAAAGAAAAGTTAACAAAATGCAGCcatgcttttaagaaaataatggagCATTTGAATGCACAGTATGAGACACTAAAGAAGGAGCTGCAAGAAAATGAGACACATTCTCAG CTTACAAATTTGGAGAGGAAGTGGCAGCACCATGAGCAAAATAACTTTATGATGAAGGAGT TCATAGCAACAAAAAGTCAGGAGAGTGACTACCAGGCAATAAAGAAGAATGTGAAAAAGCTGGTCAAAGAATACAACCAAGCTCTCATAGAAGCTTTGCAGAACACCAAGAACTGA
- the LRRC19 gene encoding leucine-rich repeat-containing protein 19, protein MIPVRSSRKAPNMKLYWLVIWAGMLFLNPVTADCNITSQTVACEESGKNLFNIPLNLLQNVTKLSLKNNKITLEDHDKEILGHFINLTELHLNENNITVLCNNSFYNLKKLITLDISNNSISTVHKAAFAGLKQLSVLNLSYNMIAQLDSDTFTFLESLTVLNLQYNFLKYFHIKSSFKLIKIVLAGNPWICSCDLLDLQIWLTASNVTLENESNTTCTLPNTEKISIKMAAIQPADCKAEKTLLENTVTSTPAVSLRSSALITVLTPNNTTGNNGTRAELPLVGKSWTFLAGVLGFVLGTTLLIFTAVKCPAWYHYLISYRHRRLEENNSEMFEQEFSADTCSSPSVSGTSSEEPIVIFEKVHACRDEEDGFIEDKYIDIYVNEEH, encoded by the exons ATGATACCTgtaagaagcagcagaaag GCTCCAAACATGAAACTCTATTGGCTTGTGATCTGGGCTGGAATGCTGTTTCTGAATCCAGTAACTGCTGACTGCAACATTACTTCCCAAACT GTTGCTTGTGAGGAGTctggaaaaaacctctttaaTATCCCCCTCAACCTTCTTCAAAATGTCACTAAATTAAGCCtcaaaaacaataaaatcactTTAGAAGATCATGACAAAGAGATTCTTGGACATTTTATTAACCTCACTGAACTTCATCTGAATGAAAACAACATTACTGTATTATGCAATAACAGCTTCTACAATCTGAAAAAACTCATAACTCTGGATATTAGCAACAACTCTATTAGCACTGTTCATAAAGCAGCATTTGCAGGATTAAAGCAACTCTCAGTGTTGAATCTATCCTATAACATGATTGCTCAGCTGGATTCAGATACATTTACTTTTCTAGAAAGCCTGACAGTTTTAAATCTACAGTATaactttctgaaatattttcatataaaatcaTCTTTTAAACTGATTAAAATTGTTTTAGCTGGAAACCCATGGATCTGCTCCTGTGACCTCCTTGACTTACAGATATGGCTAACTGCCTCCAATGTGACATTGG aaaatgaaagcaacacTACATGTACATTGCCAAACACGGAAAAAATCTCCATCAAGATGGCAGCTATCCAACCTGCTGACTGCAAAGCTGAAAAGACTCTTTTAGAAAACACTGTAACTTCCACTCCTGCTGTTAGTCTTAGAAGTAGTGCCTTAATAACAGTTCTGACTCCAAACAACACCACTGGAAACAATGGAACACGAGCAG agttacCACTTGTTGGCAAAAGTTGGACCTTCCTAGCGGGTGTCCTAGGGTTTGTCCTAGGCACTACACTCCTGATTTTTACTGCTGTAAAATGCCCAGCATGGTATCACTACTTGATCAGCTACCGTCACCGTCGTCTGGAAGAAAATAACTCAGAGATGTTTGAACAGGAGTTCTCAGCTGACACGTGCTCTTCTCCTTCAGTATCGGGTACAAGCAGTGAAGAACCCATCGTAATATTTGAGAAAGTTCATGCATGCAGAGATGAAGAAGATGGATTTATTGAGGATAAATACATAGATATTTATGTAAATGAGGAGCATTAA